In Botrytis cinerea B05.10 chromosome 6, complete sequence, the following proteins share a genomic window:
- the Bchem15 gene encoding Bchem15: MSFRTPKAVGQLTKRASQATVSRLTSNTSPATTSLLQRNSADQCRSFATPVPPVTQDATGRRGPTAMVLMNMGGPQTTDEVGDFLSRLFADADLIPLGRFQNYVGPLISKRRTPKIQKQYAAIGGGSPIRKWSEYQAEEMCKLLDKMSPETAPHKPYVAFRYANPLTEEMYNKLLADGFGGGKGGRAVAFTQYPQYSCSTTGSSLNELWKWRQRLEGKAAGSPNGNDGTIDWSVIDRWPAHPGLVEAIAQNIEATLATYPEKDRKDVVLLFSAHSLPMSVVNRGDPYPAEVAATVYAVMQRLGHSHAYRLCWQSQVGPSAWLGAQTSDTVEEYVKKGQTNLILIPVAFTSDHIETLYELDEEVIGESGHKDTIKRSESLNGSPVFIQALADIAKAHMDSGVACSVQMGLRCPGCKSEKCAETKKFFAGPEKALAV, translated from the exons ATGTCTTTTAGAACTCCAAAAGCTGTAGGCCAGCTCACAAAACGAGCTTCACAAGCTACTGTTTCTCGCCTCACTAGTAATACTTCTCCAGCGACAACATCATTATTGCAGAGAAATAGCGCAGACCAATGCAGATCTTTCGCGACTCCGGTACCGCCGGTAACACAAGATGCGACGGGAAGAAGGGGACCAACGGCAATGGTGCTCATGAATATGGGTGGTCCTCAAACTACAGATGAGGTTGGGGATTTCTTGAGTAGATTATTT GCAGATGCCGATTTAATTCCTCTCGGACGCTTTCAAAACTACGTTGGCCCTCTCATTTCGAAGCGTCGTACGCCAAAGATTCAAAAGCAATACGCTGCCATTGGCGGCGGTTCCCCAATTCGAAAATGGTCAGAATATCAAGCCGAAGAAATGTGCAAGTTATTGGATAAGATGTCGCCTGAAACTGCACCCCATAAACCCTACGTAGCATTCAGATATGCGAACCCTCTCACAGAAGAAATGTACAACAAGTTATTGGCAGATGGGTTTGGTGGCGGAAAAGGTGGAAGAGCCGTGGCATTCACACAATACCCTCAATACAGTTGTTCGACCACCGGAAGCAGTTTGAACGAATTATGGAAGTGGAGACAAAGACTCGAGGGAAAGGCAGCAGGAAGTCCAAATGGTAACGATGGAACAATCGATTGGAGTGTAATTGATAGATGGCCAGCTCACCCAGGTCTTGTCGAAGCTATTGCACAAAACATCGAAGCTACTCTGGCGACATACCCAGAGAAGGACAGGAAAGACGTCGTGTTACTGTTCTCAGCCCATAGTCTACCAATGTCGGTGGTTAATAGAG GTGATCCATATCCTGCTGAGGTCGCTGCTACAGTCTACGCCGTGATGCAAAGATTAGGTCACTCTCATGCATATCGACTTTGCTGGCAATCACAGGTTGGACCTAGTGCATGGCTAGGAGCTCAAACAAGTGATACCGTGGAGGAGTATGTTAAAAAAGGTCAAACGAATCTCATACTCATTCCCGTCGCATTCACATCCGACCATATCGAAACGCTTTACGAATTGGACGAGGAAGTTATTGGAGAGTCAGGCCACAAAGACACCATCAAGAGATCCGAAAGTCTGAATGGATCTCCAGTCTTCATCCAAGCACTAGCCGATATTGCTAAAGCTCACATGGATAGCGGGGTGGCTTGCAGTGTTCAAATGGGACTAAGATGTCCTGGATGCAAGAGTGAGAAATGCGCTGAAACTAAGAAATTCTTTGCTGGACCTGAGAAAGCATTAGCTGTATAA
- the Bcku70 gene encoding Bcku70: protein MADSETWKREEDEEEEEEEADEIDYRTQKDAVLFVIDVSESMLTPPPPSDSKKADTDSPTLAALKCAHMIMQQRIISSPKDMMGIMLYGTEETKFKDQSGLDTSVYPHCYLLTDLDIPSAKDVRALKEIVEDEEEANKILIPTEETLDMNNLLFCANQIFTTRAPNFGSRRLFIITDKDDPHSGDKSQKSLAAVRAKDLYDIGVVIELFPISTRDHEFDRTKFYDDIIYRDPLAEDPPIVGPNSLKSNGDGLSLLNNLILDVNSKQVAKRSLFSNLPFEIGPNLTISVNGYNVLHKQTPARRTFVWMGGEVPEKPTLETTQMAEDTARVIQKVEIKKAYQFGGSQVLFTPDEQKQLKDFGQPGLRIIGFKPQSMLPFWASVHKSTFIYPSEADYVGSTRVFSALWEKLLKDKKMGLGWYIARKNAIPAIVAILPSAEKLDPATNQQIFPAGLWLYPMPFADDLRSVAAPAPIVAPDELIDNMRVVVQQLQLPKAQYDPRNYPNPSLQWHYRILQAMALEEDVPENPEDKTVPKYRQIEKRCGAYINEWGRTLAFEYEKWCREKGNALKRERDEGIDEPEVPRKKKILVKSSAKKLSEMDREELSNLVSNGGLEKFKVADLKDWLLAKGLNSAGKKADLVERLEQWVEDN from the exons ATGGCAGATTCAGAAACGTGGAAGCGCGAAGaggacgaagaggaagaagaagaggaagccGATGAGATT GACTATCGCACACAAAAAGATGCAGTTCTTTTCGTCATTGACGTCAGCGAATCGATGCTTACTCCCCCTCCACCTTCCGATTCGAAGAAAGCCGATACAGATAGTCCCACGCTTGCCGCTCTTAAGTGCGCTCATATGATCATGCAGCAGCGCATCATCTCCAGCCCGAAGGATATGATGGGTATCATGTTATATGGCACAGAAGAAACAAAGTTCAAAGACCAAAGTGGATTGGACACCTCGGTGTATCCTCACTGCTATCTTCTCACAGATCTCGATATACCATCCGCCAAGGATGTCAGGGCATTGAAGGAGATTGTcgaagacgaagaggaagcgaacaaaatattgattccAACGGAAGAAACTTTAGACATGAACAACTTGTTATTCTGTGCCAATCAAATATTCACAACAAGAGCGCCCAATTTCGGATCGAGAAGACTGTTCATTATAACTGATAAAGATGATCCACATTCTGGAGATAAGTCTCAAAAGTCATTGGCTGCAGTTCGAGCTAAGGATCTGTATGATATTGGTGTTGTTATTGAACTGTTCCCTATATCGACTCGTGACCATGAGTTTGATCGCACTAAATTCTATGAT GATATTATTTATCGTGACCCGCTCGCCGAAGATCCACCAATTGTCGGTCCGAACAGTCTCAAATCTAACGGTGATGGACTGTCTCTACTAAACAATCTTATCTTGGACGTCAACTCGAAACAAGTAGCCAAAAGATCTCTATTCTCCAATCTACCATTCGAAATAGGACCCAATCTCACCATATCTGTGAATGGATATAACGTTCTCCACAAACAAACTCCAGCCAGACGTACATTTGTTTGGATGGGAGGAGAAGTTCCCGAAAAGCCAACTTTGGAAACGACACAGATGGCCGAAGACACAGCTCGTGTTATTCAGAAGGTAGAAATCAAGAAGGCCTATCAATTCGGCGGCTCACAAGTTCTTTTCACTCCGGACGAGCAAAAGCAACTAAAGGATTTTGGACAACCAGGACTTCGCATTATTGGCTTCAAGCCTCAATCCATGTTACCCTTTTGGGCATCTGTACATAAATCAACATTTATATATCCCAGCGAAGCCGACTATGTTGGCTCAACTCGAGTTTTCTCTGCTCTGTGGGAAAAACTCCTCAAAGATAAGAAAATGGGTCTAGGATGGTACATCGCTCGCAAAAATGCTATTCCTGCCATTGTCGCTATTTTACCTTCGGCTGAAAAGCTAGATCCTGCCACAAACCAACAGATTTTCCCCGCTGGTCTATGGCTCTATCCTATGCCTTTTGCTGACGACCTCAGAAGTGTAGCAGCGCCAGCTCCTATAGTTGCGCCGGATGAACTGATCGATAACATGCGCGTCGTTGTACAACAACTACAGTTACCAAAAGCTCAATACGATCCAAGGAACTACCCAAATCCAAGTCTACAGTGGCATTATCGGATCCTCCAAGCTATGGCTCTAGAAGAAGATGTTCCTGAAAACCCGGAAGATAAAACGGTACCAAAGTACAGGCAGATAGAGAAGAGATGTGGAGCGTATATTAACGAATGGGGACGGACTCTCGCTTTTGAGTACGAAAAATGGTGCAGGGAAAAAGGCAACGCATTGAAAAGAGAGCGCGATGAGGGAATCGATGAGCCTGAGGTgccgaggaagaaaaagattttggtAAAAAGTTCGGCTAAAAAACTGTCAGAGATGGATAGAGAGGAGTTGAGTAATTTGGTATCGAATGGAGGATTGGAAAAATTCAAGGTGGCTGATCTGAAGGACTGGCTATTGGCGAAGGGGCTAAACAGTGCGGGGAAGAAAGCCGATCTGGTGGAGCGACTCGAGCAGTGGGTAGAGGATAATTAA